Proteins encoded in a region of the Moritella marina ATCC 15381 genome:
- a CDS encoding HD-GYP domain-containing protein yields MSSIKVTVDRIQVGNYIKLPLGWCDHPFMFNNFKIDTEEQLLLIRKLGVSHVAVYPQRSDNGLLPPPTSKIDLTTVPTDISNLQLDRVHRELWESKQGNIEKLKSHRRKIIKTEKNFKSAAVQVRSVMTKLASRPLNAIDEASQLVGNMAESLLKEEHIVLHLMSETKESENIYYHSLNVSVLSMLLAKMKGLAVDEIKTIGMGALFHDMGKLKIPPQILRKKTALTSAELNFLKLHPKYGLDFVNLVDTFPEDAKAIISQHHELLDGSGYPQGLAGDNIDPLVQLVSVVNKYDTLCHPLDITKARVPSNALSWLYKNSENKYNQGDLKLLVKILGIYPPGSVVRLSNDQIGMVLSVNSDRLLYPNILIYDPEVPRAEAPIIDLEERQLTITGVLKPDKLPERIYEYLNPRSRINYYFESAKNEK; encoded by the coding sequence ATGAGTAGTATTAAAGTAACAGTTGATCGTATCCAAGTCGGGAATTATATAAAATTACCCTTAGGCTGGTGTGACCATCCGTTCATGTTCAATAATTTTAAAATTGACACAGAAGAGCAATTATTACTTATTCGTAAACTGGGTGTTTCACACGTTGCTGTTTATCCGCAGCGTAGTGATAATGGCTTGTTACCACCACCGACATCGAAAATTGATCTAACTACCGTCCCTACTGATATATCTAATCTTCAGCTAGACAGGGTCCATCGTGAATTGTGGGAATCGAAGCAAGGGAATATTGAAAAATTAAAGAGCCACCGCCGCAAGATAATCAAAACAGAAAAAAACTTTAAATCAGCTGCTGTGCAAGTTCGTTCTGTGATGACTAAACTCGCCAGTCGCCCTCTTAATGCGATTGATGAAGCCTCTCAACTTGTTGGCAATATGGCCGAGTCACTGTTAAAAGAAGAACATATTGTTTTACATTTGATGAGTGAAACCAAAGAGAGTGAAAATATTTATTATCACTCATTGAATGTGTCGGTACTATCTATGCTGCTGGCTAAGATGAAAGGTTTGGCGGTAGATGAAATTAAAACCATCGGCATGGGCGCATTATTTCATGATATGGGTAAACTAAAAATCCCACCACAGATACTTCGAAAAAAGACGGCACTCACGAGCGCAGAGTTGAATTTTTTAAAGCTGCACCCTAAATATGGCCTAGATTTTGTTAATTTAGTCGATACTTTTCCGGAAGATGCTAAAGCGATTATTTCTCAGCACCATGAACTTTTAGATGGAAGTGGTTACCCGCAAGGTTTAGCGGGCGATAATATAGATCCTCTGGTACAACTGGTTAGTGTGGTGAATAAATACGATACCCTGTGTCACCCACTGGATATCACCAAAGCGCGAGTACCGTCGAATGCATTGTCTTGGCTATATAAAAATAGCGAGAATAAATATAACCAAGGTGATTTGAAACTATTGGTGAAGATATTAGGGATCTATCCTCCAGGCAGTGTTGTGCGATTATCGAATGATCAAATAGGTATGGTGCTGTCGGTTAATTCAGATCGCTTACTGTATCCGAATATTCTTATTTATGATCCAGAAGTACCGCGAGCTGAAGCGCCGATTATTGATTTAGAAGAACGTCAGCTAACTATTACAGGGGTACTTAAACCGGATAAGTTACCAGAGCGAATTTACGAATATCTTAATCCGAGAAGTCGTATTAATTATTATTTTGAAAGTGCGAAAAACGAAAAATAA
- the hisA gene encoding phosphoribosylformimino-5-aminoimidazole carboxamide ribotide isomerase, translating into MTQFRPCIDLHQGKVKQIVGGSLNEQGAATNFISQYDAAYYADIYRQHDLRGGHVIALGPNNESEVLNALQAWPCGLQFGGGVNLTNATKYIEAGASHVIVTSYLFDGNEFSWDKLAQLKASVGKEHLILDLSCRKTAQGWNIATNRWQTVTDTVINADTLHQLAEHCAEFLIHAADVEGLQNGIDQELVALLGQHVTIPVTYAGGARSIEDLVLVEQLSNGKVDLTIGSALDIFGGSGISLQQCIDWNKAR; encoded by the coding sequence TTGACTCAGTTTCGTCCTTGTATTGATTTACACCAGGGTAAAGTAAAACAAATTGTAGGTGGTAGCTTGAATGAACAAGGTGCTGCAACTAACTTTATTAGCCAGTATGATGCGGCTTATTATGCAGATATTTACCGCCAGCACGATTTACGTGGCGGTCATGTTATTGCATTAGGTCCAAACAATGAATCTGAAGTATTAAACGCATTACAAGCATGGCCCTGTGGCTTGCAGTTTGGTGGTGGTGTTAATTTAACCAACGCCACTAAATATATAGAAGCAGGTGCTTCACATGTGATTGTGACGTCATACTTGTTTGACGGTAATGAATTTAGCTGGGATAAATTAGCGCAGTTGAAAGCGTCTGTCGGTAAAGAACATTTGATTTTAGATCTGAGTTGCAGAAAAACTGCACAGGGTTGGAACATAGCGACTAATCGTTGGCAAACCGTAACGGATACCGTGATAAACGCCGACACATTGCACCAACTTGCTGAGCATTGTGCTGAATTTCTGATTCATGCTGCTGACGTTGAAGGGCTGCAAAATGGTATAGATCAAGAGCTTGTCGCTTTATTAGGTCAACATGTGACAATACCTGTGACTTATGCCGGTGGTGCCCGAAGTATCGAAGATTTAGTCTTAGTCGAGCAGTTATCAAATGGTAAGGTTGATTTAACGATTGGCAGTGCTCTGGATATATTCGGTGGTTCTGGTATCTCTTTACAGCAGTGTATTGATTGGAATAAAGCCCGTTAA
- a CDS encoding HD domain-containing phosphohydrolase, whose product MQKIKLSLTNYTAIAFSVFLFITISILISISYSRMSEMAQDTVSQQFQRYVDDIYTSVSDKYRPITQIFGYLSTSSDWDNEKASDINLIKAIDLTRYLAKDTLTNSIYMGFPNGDLLGAHKLSSKTKQYYYDAPAHAKFVIETLIYKEADVNELTRVYLSNKFNVIDTTVTKNDSLNVFERTWYKIGVQSPNLAPTPMYKDLRTNEDSLTLVQKHQFSGVVIAADLNIRTIVDSLKASDLSDDAIRVLFGDKGQFVVYHNNNSHFSNFNDSAKNEDLNSLFKRENFKVIIKHNLDKNKLFSFNFQDKEWFGQSHAISFMQNNNARLLIAVPKNSILGSSKRMLQDTMLTLISVGILFIPLSWLFARVLTRPLRTLSEQIKQVTALDVSEIETTQSNIKEIAELQQSTSKMRTTLDDFLRLLTMLSNEQDIHSLLEKTCDKASIMLDADSAFVYLKSEEDDNILEPYILHTQNDSIKTDISQCPSLSTQWPYEKLRNNVNVKDIQFNLIHPMLKTALIKAGIHPENSNVYTLTIPLVDRSGNILGLLGFSYDECLDGEELTHVMGVAKTLSDFVSLSFESQNLMAKQKELLNSFIKLIAGAIDTKSPYTGAHCQRVPELASMLAAEASKSTKTQFSKFNLDSKGWEQLNIAAWLHDCGKVTTPEYIIDKATKLETIYNRINEIRMRFEVLIRDAQIQALTAISQGECAKQTNNILAENIAQIEDDFAFIAKCNLGEHMINDEAVDRIKSISQQTWLRFLDDELGLSPAERAQKTRATPVTLPIMEPVLSDRAEHLISHIDNSLELEAHLRFNMKRPLQRNNLGELHNLMIQRGTINAEERYVINHHVIQTITMLEQLPLPAHLSRVPEIAGGHHEQLNGRGYPRGYQEDEISLEARILAIADVFEALTASDRPYKTAKSLSQSIKILSFMSKDRHIDSDLFKLFLSSGIYLDYAQKYLKPEQIDHVDITEYL is encoded by the coding sequence TTGCAAAAGATTAAATTATCGCTGACTAACTATACTGCTATTGCCTTCTCAGTATTTCTATTTATTACGATCAGTATATTAATTTCAATCAGTTATAGCCGTATGTCAGAAATGGCACAGGACACAGTGTCACAACAGTTCCAACGTTATGTTGACGATATTTACACTTCTGTGAGCGATAAATACAGACCTATCACCCAGATTTTTGGCTACCTTAGTACCAGCTCTGATTGGGATAATGAAAAAGCTTCCGATATCAATTTAATCAAAGCAATCGATCTTACGCGATACCTCGCGAAGGATACATTAACGAACTCCATTTATATGGGGTTCCCAAATGGTGATCTGCTGGGTGCACATAAACTCAGTTCTAAAACCAAACAATATTATTATGACGCTCCTGCACACGCAAAGTTTGTCATCGAAACACTTATATACAAAGAAGCTGATGTCAACGAACTAACCCGAGTCTACCTCAGCAACAAATTTAACGTCATTGATACAACAGTAACTAAAAATGATTCATTAAATGTATTTGAACGCACTTGGTACAAAATAGGCGTACAGAGTCCAAATTTAGCCCCAACACCAATGTACAAAGATTTAAGAACGAATGAAGATTCATTAACCTTGGTACAAAAACACCAGTTTTCTGGCGTTGTGATTGCAGCCGACCTTAATATTCGCACGATTGTAGACAGCCTCAAGGCCTCTGATTTAAGCGATGATGCGATACGAGTGTTATTTGGTGACAAAGGCCAGTTCGTTGTTTATCACAATAACAATAGTCACTTTTCAAATTTCAATGATAGCGCCAAAAATGAAGACCTAAATAGCTTGTTTAAAAGAGAAAACTTTAAAGTCATTATTAAACATAACTTGGATAAAAATAAGCTATTCAGCTTTAATTTCCAAGATAAAGAATGGTTCGGACAAAGTCATGCTATCAGTTTTATGCAAAATAATAATGCACGCCTTCTTATTGCAGTGCCTAAAAATAGTATTCTAGGTTCTTCAAAAAGAATGCTTCAAGACACCATGCTAACGCTCATATCAGTGGGCATTTTATTTATTCCACTCAGCTGGCTATTCGCCCGTGTATTAACGAGACCTTTACGCACCCTTTCTGAACAAATTAAACAAGTGACCGCATTGGATGTTTCAGAAATAGAAACAACACAATCAAATATTAAAGAAATCGCAGAATTACAGCAATCAACATCTAAAATGCGCACAACATTAGATGATTTTTTACGCTTACTCACCATGCTTTCAAACGAACAAGATATTCATAGCCTATTAGAAAAAACCTGTGATAAAGCCAGTATTATGCTCGACGCTGATAGTGCTTTTGTATATTTAAAATCTGAAGAAGATGACAATATATTAGAACCCTATATTTTACATACTCAAAACGACAGTATAAAAACGGATATTAGCCAATGTCCTAGCCTCTCTACCCAGTGGCCATATGAAAAACTAAGAAACAATGTCAATGTAAAGGATATTCAATTTAACCTTATCCACCCAATGCTTAAAACCGCGTTAATTAAAGCAGGCATACATCCTGAAAACAGTAATGTTTATACGTTAACCATTCCTTTGGTTGATCGCAGCGGCAACATTCTTGGTTTACTTGGGTTTAGTTACGACGAATGTCTTGACGGAGAAGAGCTAACGCATGTCATGGGCGTAGCAAAAACGCTATCAGATTTTGTATCACTCTCTTTTGAAAGCCAAAATTTAATGGCTAAGCAAAAAGAACTGCTTAACTCGTTTATCAAATTGATTGCAGGTGCGATTGATACAAAATCCCCCTATACAGGCGCTCACTGTCAACGTGTACCCGAACTTGCCAGTATGCTTGCAGCCGAGGCATCGAAATCAACAAAAACACAGTTCAGTAAATTCAATTTGGATTCCAAGGGTTGGGAGCAACTCAATATCGCGGCATGGCTACATGACTGCGGTAAGGTGACAACACCTGAATATATAATAGATAAAGCGACTAAATTAGAAACCATCTACAACCGAATCAACGAAATCAGAATGCGTTTTGAAGTACTTATCCGCGATGCTCAGATTCAAGCTCTGACGGCTATATCACAGGGGGAATGCGCGAAACAAACCAACAATATCTTGGCTGAAAACATCGCTCAAATTGAAGATGATTTTGCATTTATCGCTAAATGTAACCTCGGTGAGCACATGATTAATGACGAAGCTGTAGACAGAATTAAATCGATATCTCAACAAACTTGGTTGCGCTTTCTTGACGACGAACTCGGACTTTCTCCCGCTGAACGCGCGCAAAAAACTAGAGCTACACCTGTTACACTCCCTATCATGGAACCTGTGCTGTCAGACCGCGCAGAACATTTGATTTCGCACATCGATAACTCATTGGAATTAGAAGCGCATTTACGTTTTAATATGAAACGTCCACTACAGCGTAATAATTTGGGTGAACTGCATAATTTAATGATCCAACGAGGCACTATTAATGCCGAAGAGCGCTACGTCATTAACCATCATGTCATTCAAACAATTACCATGTTAGAGCAGCTGCCGTTACCAGCCCATTTAAGCCGAGTACCCGAGATTGCTGGGGGTCATCACGAACAATTAAATGGTCGCGGTTACCCACGAGGTTACCAAGAAGATGAAATATCGCTTGAAGCTCGTATATTAGCCATTGCAGATGTGTTTGAGGCGCTGACAGCCAGCGATAGGCCTTATAAGACAGCTAAATCACTGAGTCAAAGTATTAAAATATTAAGCTTTATGAGTAAAGATAGACATATAGACAGCGATCTATTTAAACTATTCTTAAGCTCAGGC